The region TCTAGTGGGGATTTTGATTATACTTGAGAATCATTTGTATCGAGCATTTCCTCGAACTTTCTCGCCCTGACCTTCTTCACGATAAAATCAATATTCTTGATGGTCTTTCGGAGTTCCTCGTCTTTCTCAAGACTACCCTTTGCTTGAGTCATGCTTTGGATGATGACCCCGATGACTAGATTTAAAATTACTAGACCACTGATGATGATGAAGCTAATAAAATAGAATACTGCCATCAGCGGCATTTTTGCAGGATTTACACACAATTCTGGGTTGTCCCCATAACCATACTCTGCACAGCTGTACATCTGAATGTACATCATGTCGGTCCAGTCCTCAAAAGTGGCAGCCCGAAATAAGGACACCATGCTGATTGGGAGATCTCCAAAATGGATGGGGTCATTTTTTGAAAAAACTGTAGTGCCAATTACCCCATAAATATAAATCAAGAGTAAGAGTAGAATACCCACAAAGCCAATGGGTTTGGTACTCTGAAGCAGTGAAATGACGATTATTCTAAGTTGGGGAACTTGGCGAAAAATTCTTGTGAAGCGTAAGAGTCTGATAACCCTGAGGACGAATGGATAAGACCCAAAAGGAAGAAATGAGCCGACCACAAGGAGACTATCAAAGATGTTCCATCCATCGGAAAAGAAGGCCAGGGGTTTATTCCATTTTGGTAAGAAACGAATAAGAATTTCGATTAAAAAAATGTACTTGATGACCGTGTCGATTGAATAGAATAAGGTGGGATAATCCGTAACTAGTGCTTCACTGGTTTCTAAACCCACCACAATTCCTGTCAAAACAATGAACAGATTGATGAAGTTTTGAAACCATTGGCTTTGCTCAATGTTGCTTAGCCAACGAAGGGGACTAGCCGTGGGTTGGTCATACTTTATGCCCGGTTCGACTCCCAGATTCTCCAGCAGCAATTCGTAGACAATTTTTTCCTCATCAGTGAACTCATCATCGGAGAATATGATTTCTTCGACCATTGTTCGAATACTGATTTTTTGCTGATCATCGATGTTGTTCAGCTTTCTGAGATTCCCACCCACTTTCTGAATCTGGCTCTCCAGATCAAGGTCTTTAAGGTTTTGGTAGGCCTCATTGTAATAGACTCTAATATCTGGACCCATGTACTTGATCCAGATCTCGGCAAATTCGTCGATGCTGGCAAAATCAGAGCTTGAAACATAGTTCAGAACATTAAGGTACTCGAATAATTCAACACTTGGCTCAATCTCATAGGTGTTCACCTGGAGAAGACTTTTGGCGAGATCATAGAATTTTCTCTCTGAGGAGAGGACTTCATCATCTGCAAAAATGATTTCCTCAAACATGAGAAGAATTTCTTTTTTTGTAGCATCCTTCTCTCCCTGCAAGCGAACCAAGCATTCACGAGTCAGTTTAACTTTTTGACCATCAGTTAGATTGATTAGTTGCTGATTTGCCTGCTTTGAAAATTCCTCGTAGCGATCGCCAAGGTGCTTGGAGACAATCTTATCAATTCTTTTCTCTGACTCATGGTCTGACAATGAAATGACATTCAACATCTTTAGACAGATCACGAGGTCTAAAGGATTCTGCAATCGATCGATCATGGGGGTGCAATTAAAAATGTTATTTTCGAAATCAGTTGAGATCAGAAAACATTATCTTTGAAATTCTATCCGATCAAGAACAACTGATCTAAATCATAGAGAATTTTTTATCCTCAATAAGTTGAATCTGTTAACGATACTAGGGTCTTCTTGGCAGGTTGGAATTGGCAGTAAAATTTGTAAGAGGTAGGTCGTTTCAATGGAGTTGATGAGGTCAGGGGTTCTTAGATATGAGGCTAGAAGCCTATTACCAACATCAGTAAATTATTGATGATTTTGAATAGTGTTTGAACTCAGAATCTTCTCTCTGAGATTGTAGATCTCTGCAATATGTTCTGGGCCAATCTCACAGCATCCTCCCAGAATCGTAGCTCCCATCGAAAGCCATTCTTTCCCAAACTCAGCATAAGTTTGAGGGTTGATCTCCTCTCTAGACTTCAAGACGTCAACAGTTGCGTGTCCCTGATAAGGTTCCACTGTAATAAAGCCGTTGGCGTAAGCCCCAAAAGTCCCTGAGTGTGGAGCTAATTCAACCAAAGCCTTTGAGGTCGCTTCAGGTGGCGAACAATTGATCAACAAAGCACTTGCTCCCTCAGCAAGGACTGCTTTTGCAGCTTCAATGATCAACTCACCAGAACGTAAAAATGAACCATTTGTTTCATTGACGGTGAAGGAAGTCCAGACGGGTAGGCCTGATTTCATAGC is a window of SAR324 cluster bacterium DNA encoding:
- a CDS encoding ion transporter, whose translation is MIDRLQNPLDLVICLKMLNVISLSDHESEKRIDKIVSKHLGDRYEEFSKQANQQLINLTDGQKVKLTRECLVRLQGEKDATKKEILLMFEEIIFADDEVLSSERKFYDLAKSLLQVNTYEIEPSVELFEYLNVLNYVSSSDFASIDEFAEIWIKYMGPDIRVYYNEAYQNLKDLDLESQIQKVGGNLRKLNNIDDQQKISIRTMVEEIIFSDDEFTDEEKIVYELLLENLGVEPGIKYDQPTASPLRWLSNIEQSQWFQNFINLFIVLTGIVVGLETSEALVTDYPTLFYSIDTVIKYIFLIEILIRFLPKWNKPLAFFSDGWNIFDSLLVVGSFLPFGSYPFVLRVIRLLRFTRIFRQVPQLRIIVISLLQSTKPIGFVGILLLLLIYIYGVIGTTVFSKNDPIHFGDLPISMVSLFRAATFEDWTDMMYIQMYSCAEYGYGDNPELCVNPAKMPLMAVFYFISFIIISGLVILNLVIGVIIQSMTQAKGSLEKDEELRKTIKNIDFIVKKVRARKFEEMLDTNDSQV